The following proteins come from a genomic window of Crassostrea angulata isolate pt1a10 chromosome 1, ASM2561291v2, whole genome shotgun sequence:
- the LOC128161096 gene encoding uncharacterized protein LOC128161096, giving the protein MCETIRTRFRYMVLTTLFVGGIAIISHITAVAYPKWDGIDAHWEARGKSDQIQAYGSIWDFSVTEDSTNKFFYNSSAQQLMDTAWKTPIILMATTAIGIGVVGEGLIVLAALLEKCTKKAIVFTCVDMMAIMFLLIASFESLMGAILYKYNFTKHQAPKVSDVNYHLPYEEHGLRAGFYIECAAGGLLFVTSLLYIVDTVCAKRSDASSNILKPTATG; this is encoded by the exons ATGTGCGAAACAATTAGAACAAGATTCAGATACATGGTTCTGACTACTCTCTTTGTCGGTGGTATTGCGATTATATCCCACATTACAGCAGTGGCGTATCCGAAATGGGACGGGATAGATGCTCACTGGGAAGCGAGAGGGAAATCGGACCAAATACAGGCTTATGGATCGATATGGGACTTCTCTGTTACTGAGGACAGCACAAACAAATTCTTTTATAATTCTTCAGCACAACAATTGATGGACACGG CCTGGAAGACTCCAATTATATTGATGGCAACCACTGCAATTGGTATAGGAGTTGTGGGAGAGGGTCTCATAGTTTTGGCAGCTTTGTTggaaaaatgtacaaaaaaggcCATCGTCTTCACATGTGTGGATATGATGGCTATCATGTTTCTATTAATTGCGT CATTTGAGAGTCTGATGGGAGCCATCCTATATAAgtataattttacaaaacacCAAGCTCCAAAAGTTTCAGATGTCAATTATCATCTCCCATATGAAGAACATGGGCTCCGAGCTGGTTTTTACATTGAATGTGCTGCTGGTGGCCTACTCTTTGTGACGTCTTTACTCTACATTGTGGATACGGTATGTGCCAAACGAAGCGATGCATCTTCCAATATACTCAAGCCAACAGCCACTGGTTAA
- the LOC128156935 gene encoding uncharacterized protein LOC128156935 gives MDQFEELDRQIEEHFGRLNVTRHDDNHHSESDHEDENEDVDHDATIALRMSEFVETQNEHNSAVDLETDESLDTLCVASDGSFMNRCACTKNCFGIFSDNEIKEHIFNMREMTKVEKELYIMGTLQTGCFGQTTKRNTKRKRVHYTYNFKGESICRDAFLAIYDVSDKVLSSIVTHVNTNGVCPREHGNKRKKPAHALKFEEIENAVKFIKNYAEEFGIPQPEAPRGSDGIPPVYLPASDTKKAIHQRYVKSCEESSIRAMKISSFEDVWLKCIPHIRISTPRDDVCQKCECLRKKIMDARTEEEKLTSVRAFQDHIEAARKERQHYRECIQEAVEEMGQWQGGQLQNVHYTFDFAQHFQLPHHTRQMGPTYFVMLRRVQLFGVRIDSASMQLNFLVDENQTIGQDGTLTNGANAVISMLDYTFNEYGFGEKSCSLHADNCSGQNKNQYMLAYLCWRVLMGFHERISLKMQIPGHTRCLVDGGFGHIRKLFRRSDVDSFNQLVDVVQKSASSNVAIPYKHEDGGAIWEWRDWKSFLSTNFKAVRNIRKYHHFRFSCQDPGYVFLKESVDSEETSVSIMKSPISDPHARPILITPPGLSRDRQTYLYRNVRPYVRPLHQEEVCPTPADLEE, from the exons ATGGATCAGTTTGAG gAATTAGACAGACAAATTGAAGAACATTTTGGGCGCTTGAATGTGACTCGACATGATGATAATCATCATTCTGAAAGTGACcatgaagatgaaaatgaagaTGTTGACCATGACGCAACGATCGCTCTTCGAATGTCCGAGTTTGTGGAGACACAGAATGAGCATAATTCAGCTGTAGATCTAGAAACAGACGAATCTTTGGATACATTGTGTGTCGCTTCTGATGGTTCGTTTATGAATAGATGCGCATGTACCAAGAACTGCTTTGGAATATTTTCAGATAATGAGATTAAGGAACATATCTTTAATATGAGAGAAATGACCAAGGTAGAGAAGGAGTTGTACATCATGGGCACTCTACAAACTGGTTGTTTTGGACAAACAACAAAGAGAAACACCAAGCGAAAACGTGTGCACTATACATATAACTTCAAAGGAGAGAGCATATGCAGAGACGCATTTTTGGCAATATATGATGTGTCAGACAAAGTACTGTCAAGTATTGTGACTCATGTGAACACAAATGGAGTTTGTCCTAGAGAACACGGAAACAAGAGGAAAAAGCCAGCTCATGCATTGAAATTTGAGGAGATTGAAAATGCTGTGAAATTTATAAAGAATTATGCAGAAGAGTTCGGCATCCCACAGCCCGAGGCACCCAGAGGCAGCGATGGAATTCCCCCTGTGTACCTGCCAGCATCAGATACCAAGAAAGCAATACACCAAAGGTATGTGAAGTCCTGTGAGGAGTCCAGCATCCGTGCTatgaaaatttcatcatttgAAGATGTCTGGCTAAAATGCATTCCACACATCCGGATCAGCACTCCCCGTGATGATGTGTGTCAGAAGTGTGAGTGCCTGCGTAAGAAGATCATGGATGCTAGGACAGAAGAGGAGAAACTAACATCCGTAAGAGCTTTCCAGGATCACATTGAAGCAGCTAGGAAAGAACGACAACATTACAGGGAGTGCATACAAGAAGCAGTCGAAGAAATGGGGCAGTGGCAAGGCGGGCAGCTTCAGAACGTGCACTACACCTTCGATTTCGCCCAACACTTCCAGCTACCGCACCACACCAGACAAATGGGACCGACATACTTTGTCATGCTTCGCAGAGTCCAGCTCTTTGGGGTCCGCATTGATAGTGCGTCTATGCAGTTGAACTTTTTGGTTGACGAAAATCAAACAATCg GCCAAGATGGGACTTTGACCAATGGCGCAAACGCGGTTATTAGCATGTTGGACTACACATTCAACGAATATGGATTTGGGGAAAAGTCATGTTCTTTACATGCAGATAACTGCAGCg gtcaaaacaaaaatcagtatatGTTGGCGTATCTGTGCTGGAGAGTTCTAATGGGCTTTCACGAAAGAATCTCACTAAAAATGCAGATTCCAGGACACACAAG ATGTCTTGTTGATGGAGGATTTGGCCACATAAGAAAACTTTTCCGCCGAAGTGATGTGGACTCTTTTAATCAGTTGGTGGACGTGGTGCAAAAATCAGCCTCCAGCAATGTTGCCATCCCATACAAGCACGAGGACGGTGGAGCGATTTGGGAATGGCGGGATTGGAAGAGCTTTCTCTCTACAAACTTCAAGGCCGTCAGAAACATAAGAAAGTACCACCACTTTCGGTTTTCATGCCAAGATCCTGGGTACGTCTTTCTTAAGGAGAGCGTTGATTCAGAAGAGACCAGCGTATCCATCATGAAGAGTCCCATCTCGGATCCTCATGCGAGACCAATATTGATCACGCCACCTGGACTATCCAGAGATCGCCAGACGTACCTCTACAGGAATGTCCGCCCTTACGTCAGGCCACTTCATCAGGAGGAAGTGTGCCCAACTCCTGCAGATCTGGAAGAGTGA